CCGGCGGACCCTCCCGGCCCGAGCTACAGCGGATCGCGGTCCACGCCTTCCGAGAGTTCGGCGTTACCACGTTCATCGATCCCCTGCCCGAGCCGCCGGCCGGTGACCTGGGCCGGCATTATCGCTACGTGCCGGGCGTCGCGACGAGCGACTTCCATCACTACTTTCACACGGACCTGGAAACGCCGGAGACCGTGCCCTGGACCGGGCTCGAGGCCACCACCCGAGCCTACGCGCGGATCATCGACGAGGTGAACAAGAGACCGCTGAGCGTCTGGAAGCGCCCGGAGGAGCCGGGCAACCCCTAGTCTTCGAGGATCTTCTTTGCGGCATTGCGCCACTGTCGCCGTCCTCGAGCGTGGTCATCGTTCTGAGGTCCGCCGACTCTCAGAACTTTTCCCCAAGAGAAAAGTGCGTGCTATCATTGATAGCACGGAAGGAATTATGGCTCAGCTGATTGTTCGAAACGTGGACGAAGACATCGTGCGGCGTCTGAAACTGCGGGCCGCAGAGCACGGCCGCTCAGCAGAGGCCGAACATCGGGAGATTCTTCGGAAGGCTCTCCAGGGGAGTGAGAACGGGCGCTCACTGAAAGAGTTTTTGCTCGAAATGCCGGATGTGGGAGACGACGAGGATTTTGCGCGCGCCCGCGATGTCGGCCGCAAGGTCGAGCTTTGAGCTTTCTCGTCGATACCAACGTCATCTCCGAGCTTCGCAAGCGCGAACGTTGCAATCAGAACGTCGCCAAGTGGTATGCGCAGGTTGCGGAAGACGACGTGTTCCTGAGCGTGCTAACGATAGGCGAGATTCGTCGCGGTATCGAGAACATCCGGCGACGCGACGCTCCATCTGCCGGCGCTCTAGATGCTTGGCTATCTGCGCTCATTGCGAATCACTCGTCAAGGCTTCTTCCCATTATCGAAGCG
The Vicinamibacteria bacterium genome window above contains:
- a CDS encoding DNA-binding protein, whose protein sequence is MDEDIVRRLKLRAAEHGRSAEAEHREILRKALQGSENGRSLKEFLLEMPDVGDDEDFARARDVGRKVEL
- a CDS encoding type II toxin-antitoxin system VapC family toxin gives rise to the protein MSFLVDTNVISELRKRERCNQNVAKWYAQVAEDDVFLSVLTIGEIRRGIENIRRRDAPSAGALDAWLSALIANHSSRLLPIIEAIADEWGRLSVPDPLPVVDGLLAATAKFHGLTLVTRNVDDVRATGVPLLNPFEPGA